A window from Anaeromusa acidaminophila DSM 3853 encodes these proteins:
- a CDS encoding GSU2403 family nucleotidyltransferase fold protein, with the protein MDELALLNHLVIIGSWAEYLYKEANLYDDFTPNLRTTDIDTLLNNLRRPNPRVNLTEALKEVGYIRQERVPDGLVHFLHPDSMELEIMVLEKGRGQVEPYEVDSLGIKATGLRAALLTDNTITLKVRDHNVMVPEPAAYVLHKLEITRKDPAKGEKDIDAIRELVRVMKDKPGANQRIIDLYETCGKRVQKRIDEKCTTHFIQLPFPEGKK; encoded by the coding sequence ATGGATGAGTTAGCTTTACTCAATCATTTGGTTATTATCGGGTCATGGGCGGAGTATTTGTATAAAGAGGCTAACCTTTATGATGATTTCACTCCAAATTTGAGGACCACGGATATTGATACTCTGCTAAATAATCTACGGCGCCCTAATCCTAGAGTGAATCTTACGGAGGCGTTAAAAGAAGTAGGTTATATTCGCCAAGAACGGGTTCCCGATGGATTAGTTCATTTTCTGCATCCAGATTCTATGGAATTAGAGATTATGGTGTTAGAAAAAGGGCGGGGGCAAGTGGAACCGTATGAGGTTGATAGCCTAGGCATTAAAGCCACAGGGTTGCGAGCTGCGTTATTAACCGATAATACGATTACCTTAAAGGTGCGAGATCATAATGTCATGGTGCCTGAGCCCGCTGCGTATGTTCTTCATAAACTGGAAATCACGCGAAAAGACCCCGCTAAAGGGGAAAAAGATATTGATGCTATACGAGAGCTGGTTCGTGTTATGAAGGACAAGCCAGGGGCGAATCAAAGGATTATAGACTTATATGAGACTTGCGGGAAACGAGTTCAAAAACGGATCGATGAAAAATGCACTACACATTTTATTCAGTTGCCGTTCCCTGAGGGAAAGAAGTAG